A part of Streptomyces sp. NBC_01235 genomic DNA contains:
- a CDS encoding zinc-dependent alcohol dehydrogenase yields MTLAVRYISARTLDTAPAEPSPLGPGEVLLAPAYVGICGTDLHIFHGDMDARVAAPAVLGHEMSGRVVRVGPGVQGWRPGDAVTVMPLRWDDTCPACLAGHQHICQHLDFIGIDSPGAMQQRWTVPASTLIRLPDTLPLDLAALVEPTAVAVHDVGRAKVIEGEKVVVVGGGPVGVLIALVARATGADVRVVELSAHRRLLAEELGLTAWNPADDDVPALVGEWTGQAGADVAFEVSGAAGGVDTAVDVLGVRGRLCLVAIHPRPREVNLHRFFWRELTLVGARLYDRSDFERAVALVADGTIPAGRLISKVVPLTEAPAAFEALEGGGDVMKILVDCTTGTEGASA; encoded by the coding sequence ATGACACTTGCCGTCCGTTACATTTCCGCCCGCACCCTGGACACGGCTCCCGCCGAGCCCTCCCCTCTCGGTCCGGGTGAGGTGTTGCTGGCTCCCGCCTACGTGGGGATCTGCGGTACCGATCTGCACATCTTCCACGGCGATATGGACGCCCGGGTCGCCGCGCCCGCCGTTCTGGGACATGAGATGTCCGGCCGCGTCGTCCGCGTCGGCCCGGGCGTGCAGGGCTGGCGGCCCGGTGACGCGGTCACGGTGATGCCGTTGCGCTGGGACGACACCTGCCCGGCCTGTCTCGCGGGTCATCAGCACATCTGCCAGCACCTGGACTTCATCGGCATCGACTCCCCGGGCGCGATGCAGCAGCGCTGGACCGTGCCCGCCTCCACCCTCATCCGGCTGCCCGACACCCTTCCCCTGGACCTGGCCGCGCTCGTCGAGCCCACCGCCGTCGCCGTGCACGACGTGGGCCGGGCGAAGGTCATCGAGGGCGAGAAGGTCGTGGTGGTCGGCGGCGGGCCGGTGGGCGTCCTGATCGCGCTGGTCGCACGGGCCACCGGAGCCGACGTGCGGGTGGTGGAGCTGAGCGCGCACCGTCGGCTGCTGGCCGAGGAGCTGGGGCTGACGGCGTGGAATCCGGCCGACGACGACGTGCCGGCGCTGGTGGGTGAGTGGACCGGGCAGGCGGGCGCGGACGTGGCCTTCGAGGTGTCCGGCGCGGCGGGCGGCGTGGACACCGCGGTCGACGTGCTGGGAGTGCGCGGCCGGTTGTGCCTCGTGGCTATCCACCCCCGGCCCCGCGAGGTGAATCTGCATCGCTTCTTCTGGCGCGAACTCACTTTGGTGGGCGCCCGGTTGTATGACCGTTCCGACTTCGAGCGCGCGGTTGCCCTGGTGGCGGACGGCACGATTCCGGCCGGGCGGCTGATCAGCAAGGTCGTCCCCCTCACCGAGGCGCCCGCCGCGTTCGAGGCCCTGGAGGGCGGCGGCGACGTGATGAAGATCCTCGTGGACTGCACCACCGGCACCGAGGGAGCATCCGCATGA
- a CDS encoding RbsD/FucU domain-containing protein, whose product MLLTELLHPGILEALAGAGHGARVLLADGHYPASTATGERARTVHLNLAPGLLDVSTVLDVLLRALPVEAAHVMVPPEGEPEPPAIAEYRSKLAPVPFDTLGRFEFYDAARSPDLALAIVTADTRTYANLLLTIGVRAEGTLTTR is encoded by the coding sequence GTGCTCCTGACGGAACTGCTGCACCCCGGGATCCTCGAAGCCCTGGCCGGAGCCGGCCACGGTGCCCGCGTCCTGCTCGCCGACGGCCACTACCCCGCGAGCACCGCCACCGGCGAGCGCGCCAGGACCGTGCACCTCAACCTGGCCCCGGGCCTGCTCGACGTCTCCACCGTGCTCGACGTCCTGCTGCGCGCCCTGCCCGTCGAGGCTGCCCACGTGATGGTGCCGCCCGAGGGCGAACCGGAGCCGCCGGCCATCGCCGAATACCGCTCGAAGCTGGCACCCGTCCCGTTCGACACGCTCGGCCGCTTCGAGTTCTACGACGCCGCCCGATCGCCCGACCTGGCGCTGGCGATCGTCACCGCCGACACCCGTACCTACGCCAACCTGCTGCTGACCATCGGTGTCCGCGCTGAAGGGACCCTGACGACACGATGA
- a CDS encoding amidohydrolase family protein: protein MSDGQALVDAHHHVWDLDLRPQPWLDEPGHEPIRRSFSSLALRSAATRPIAGRRLTSTVVVQCVTSVPETRDLLALAESDPLIGAVVGWADLTSPAIGDVLDDLRTGSAGRCLRAVRHIVQGESDPHWLQRTDVERGLRAVGERGLGYDVLIRSHQLPQAIRLAERLPELPLVLDHAGKPPLARRELTDWARQVRALARHAQVRCKVSGLVTEADHEKWTVDDIRPAWDVLLSAFGPDRLMFGSDWPVCVLAGGWNRWAATVEELLDGCSGPEIHAVLAGTATAFYRLTPAPTKEGTLCS from the coding sequence GTGTCTGACGGCCAGGCCCTCGTCGACGCCCACCACCACGTCTGGGACCTGGACCTGCGGCCGCAGCCCTGGCTGGACGAACCCGGCCATGAGCCGATCCGCCGCAGCTTCAGCTCGCTCGCCCTGCGCTCGGCCGCGACCCGGCCGATCGCCGGACGGCGGCTGACGAGCACGGTGGTCGTCCAGTGCGTCACGTCCGTGCCCGAGACCCGCGACCTCCTCGCCCTGGCTGAGAGCGACCCGCTGATCGGCGCGGTCGTCGGCTGGGCGGACCTGACATCCCCCGCGATCGGCGACGTCCTCGACGACCTGCGGACAGGGTCCGCCGGCCGGTGCCTGAGGGCCGTACGCCACATCGTGCAGGGCGAATCGGACCCGCACTGGCTCCAACGAACGGACGTAGAGCGGGGGTTGCGGGCGGTCGGAGAGCGCGGGCTCGGATACGACGTGCTGATCCGCAGCCACCAGCTCCCGCAGGCGATTCGTCTCGCGGAGCGGCTCCCGGAGCTGCCGCTCGTCCTGGACCATGCGGGCAAGCCGCCCCTCGCACGGCGAGAACTGACCGACTGGGCACGGCAGGTGCGGGCCCTGGCCAGGCATGCCCAGGTCCGCTGCAAGGTGTCGGGCCTGGTCACGGAGGCCGACCACGAGAAGTGGACCGTCGACGACATCCGCCCGGCCTGGGACGTCCTGCTCTCCGCGTTTGGCCCCGACCGGCTGATGTTCGGCTCCGACTGGCCGGTCTGCGTCCTCGCCGGCGGATGGAACCGCTGGGCCGCCACCGTCGAGGAACTCCTGGACGGCTGCTCCGGCCCCGAGATCCACGCGGTCCTCGCCGGCACCGCGACCGCCTTCTACCGCCTGACCCCCGCCCCGACGAAGGAGGGGACACTGTGCTCCTGA
- a CDS encoding L-fuconate dehydratase, protein MSSTVPASARIAALDVLDVRFPTSEHLDGSDAMNPEPDYSAAYVVLRTDSTDGLEGHALAFTTGRGNDVQAAAIAALAPHVVGLSVEEVCSDLGAFSRSLVHDPQLRWLGPEKGAIHMATGAVVNAAWDLAAKRAGKPVWRFLGEMSPEELVAQVDFRWLSDALTPEEALDILRRAAPGREHRIGRLLDQGYPAYTTTPGWLGYSDEKLSRLAREAVADGFTQIKLKVGADLEDDVRRMRTARETVGDDIRIAVDANQRWDVQPAIDWMRALAPYQPYWIEEPTSPDDILGHATVRKAVRPIKVATGEHIANRVVFKQLLQAGAVDIVQIDSARVGGVNENIAILLLAAKFGTPVCPHAGGVGLCEMVQHLSMFDYVAVSGTTEDRVIEYVDHLHEHFVDPVRIVHGHYLAPTLPGLSAQMHPESLKEYTYPDGPVWTARV, encoded by the coding sequence ATGTCCTCCACCGTGCCCGCATCCGCCCGCATCGCCGCCCTGGACGTCCTCGACGTACGTTTCCCGACGTCCGAGCACCTGGACGGGTCGGACGCGATGAACCCCGAACCCGACTACTCCGCCGCCTATGTCGTCCTGCGCACCGACTCCACCGACGGACTGGAGGGCCACGCCCTCGCCTTCACCACCGGACGCGGCAACGACGTTCAGGCCGCCGCCATCGCGGCCCTCGCACCGCACGTGGTCGGCCTGTCCGTCGAGGAGGTCTGCTCCGACCTCGGCGCCTTCTCCCGCTCCTTGGTCCACGACCCCCAACTGCGCTGGCTGGGGCCGGAGAAGGGCGCCATCCACATGGCGACCGGCGCGGTCGTCAACGCTGCCTGGGACCTGGCCGCCAAGCGCGCGGGCAAGCCGGTGTGGCGGTTCCTCGGCGAGATGTCGCCGGAGGAGCTGGTCGCCCAGGTCGACTTCCGCTGGCTCAGCGATGCCCTCACCCCCGAGGAGGCGCTGGACATCCTGCGCCGCGCCGCGCCCGGCCGCGAGCACCGCATCGGCCGGCTGCTCGACCAGGGCTATCCCGCCTACACGACCACCCCCGGCTGGCTGGGCTACTCCGACGAGAAGCTGTCCCGCCTGGCCCGCGAGGCGGTCGCCGACGGCTTCACGCAGATCAAGCTGAAGGTCGGCGCAGACCTGGAGGACGACGTACGCCGCATGCGCACCGCCCGCGAGACGGTCGGCGACGACATCCGCATCGCCGTCGACGCCAACCAGAGATGGGACGTCCAGCCCGCCATCGACTGGATGCGCGCCCTGGCCCCCTACCAGCCGTACTGGATCGAGGAGCCCACCTCACCCGACGACATCCTCGGCCACGCCACCGTGCGCAAGGCCGTCCGCCCCATCAAGGTCGCCACCGGCGAGCACATCGCCAACCGGGTCGTCTTCAAGCAGCTCCTCCAGGCCGGCGCGGTGGACATCGTGCAGATCGACTCCGCACGGGTCGGCGGCGTCAATGAGAACATCGCGATCCTGCTGCTCGCCGCCAAGTTCGGCACCCCCGTCTGCCCGCACGCCGGCGGCGTCGGCCTGTGCGAGATGGTCCAGCACCTGTCGATGTTCGACTACGTCGCCGTCTCCGGTACAACCGAGGACCGCGTCATCGAGTACGTCGACCACTTGCATGAGCACTTCGTCGACCCGGTGCGCATCGTCCATGGCCACTACCTGGCGCCGACGCTGCCGGGGCTGAGCGCGCAGATGCACCCCGAATCCCTCAAGGAGTACACGTACCCCGACGGCCCCGTCTGGACCGCCCGTGTCTGA
- a CDS encoding ABC transporter permease yields MPETVLADTAAPTETEPEAKRIALLGGRIPLARLRDLALVPAIVVIAIVGQIVNPVFLQADNLINVLQTMSEMALLVLAQAMILIVKKMDLSLESTMGLAPGVAAWLVVPTGAGHGLGLLPGAWSIPVTLAVGALVGVINALLIIRFGLNGFIVTLGMLIVLRGVLTGISGGQTFFQLPESMLYLGTAEWFGMPASIWICLVLFAVAIVVLGWTSFGRSLYAIGGNVDAAKAAGIRTDRVLWIVIVTGSVLAALAGLMLSGRLASVASGQGNGYIFTVFAAAVIGGISLNGGKGTMFGAFCGILLLFMIQNVLTLGGVPAQWIGALNGLIILVALAISRITGGKVQE; encoded by the coding sequence ATGCCTGAAACCGTCCTCGCGGACACCGCAGCCCCCACGGAAACGGAACCGGAGGCGAAGCGGATCGCGCTGCTCGGCGGCCGGATACCCCTGGCCCGGCTGCGCGACCTCGCGCTCGTCCCGGCGATCGTGGTCATCGCGATCGTCGGCCAGATCGTCAACCCGGTCTTCCTCCAGGCCGACAACCTCATCAACGTCCTGCAGACCATGTCCGAGATGGCTCTGCTGGTCCTCGCCCAGGCGATGATTTTGATCGTCAAGAAGATGGACCTTTCCCTTGAGTCCACCATGGGCCTCGCGCCCGGTGTCGCGGCCTGGCTGGTGGTGCCGACCGGCGCGGGACACGGTCTCGGGCTGCTGCCCGGCGCCTGGTCGATTCCCGTCACGCTCGCCGTGGGCGCGCTCGTCGGAGTGATCAACGCCCTGCTGATCATCCGCTTCGGCCTCAACGGCTTCATCGTCACCCTCGGCATGCTGATCGTGCTGCGCGGCGTCCTCACGGGCATCTCCGGCGGCCAGACCTTCTTCCAACTGCCCGAGTCGATGCTCTACCTGGGCACCGCCGAATGGTTCGGGATGCCGGCCTCCATCTGGATCTGCCTGGTCCTGTTCGCCGTCGCCATCGTCGTCCTCGGCTGGACCAGCTTCGGCCGCTCGCTGTACGCCATCGGCGGCAACGTCGACGCGGCGAAGGCAGCCGGCATCCGCACCGACCGAGTGCTGTGGATCGTCATCGTCACCGGCAGCGTGCTCGCCGCCCTCGCTGGGCTGATGCTCTCCGGACGGCTGGCCTCCGTTGCCTCGGGCCAGGGAAACGGCTACATCTTCACCGTCTTCGCCGCCGCCGTCATCGGCGGGATCAGCCTCAACGGCGGCAAGGGCACCATGTTCGGGGCGTTCTGCGGCATCCTGCTGCTCTTCATGATCCAGAACGTGCTCACCCTGGGCGGCGTCCCCGCGCAGTGGATCGGCGCCCTCAACGGTCTGATCATCCTGGTCGCCCTCGCCATCTCGCGCATCACGGGCGGCAAGGTCCAGGAGTGA
- a CDS encoding sugar ABC transporter ATP-binding protein, translating to MSDGERAVTPAPAPADDGRVPSDPPVVEATGIVKRFGPTVALNGARITIRPGETHALVGRNGAGKSTLVSVLTGLQAPDEGTVTFGGEPAPRPADRDAWRQRVACVYQKSTIIPTLTVAENLFLHRHDHGRSRLISWQATRRRAQDLLATWSVDVDPHTPAGELSVEQRQFVEIARALSFGARFIVLDEPTAQLDGAAINRLFGRIRDLQRQGVTFLFISHHLQEVYEICDMVTVFRDARHIITAPVAELPRADLVAAMTGETAADRQGERASTLTHDATAALGVHALRGDGYDDVSFQVGAGEIVGLAGAAGSGRTEVAETVVGLRAAAAGEVEIAGNRPRPGSVPAALAAGAGFVPQDRHHQGFVPDMSIADNATLSVPKRLGSNGFLSRSRRDRLAERMIENLAIKTPGPDLPVSALSGGNQQKVVMARALADDPRLLVLINPTAGVDVRSKEFLLGKVEETAQTGTGVLIASDELDDLRMCDRVLVMFQGRVTSEIARGWHDHDLVAAMEGVALNA from the coding sequence ATGAGCGACGGGGAGCGAGCAGTCACCCCCGCGCCCGCCCCGGCGGACGACGGACGGGTCCCCTCCGACCCGCCCGTCGTCGAGGCGACGGGCATAGTCAAACGATTCGGTCCGACGGTGGCCCTGAACGGCGCCCGGATCACCATCAGGCCCGGCGAGACCCACGCGCTCGTCGGCCGCAACGGAGCCGGCAAGTCGACCCTGGTGTCGGTCCTCACCGGCCTTCAGGCCCCCGACGAGGGAACGGTCACCTTCGGCGGCGAGCCTGCCCCCCGCCCCGCCGACCGGGACGCCTGGCGGCAACGCGTGGCCTGCGTCTACCAGAAGTCCACGATCATCCCCACGCTGACCGTCGCCGAGAACCTCTTCCTGCACCGGCACGACCACGGACGCAGTCGGCTCATCAGCTGGCAGGCCACCCGTCGCCGCGCCCAGGACCTGCTGGCGACCTGGTCGGTGGACGTGGACCCACACACCCCTGCGGGCGAACTGAGCGTCGAACAGCGGCAGTTCGTCGAGATCGCCCGCGCGCTGTCCTTCGGCGCGCGGTTCATCGTCCTCGACGAGCCGACCGCCCAACTCGACGGGGCAGCCATCAACCGCCTCTTCGGCCGAATCCGCGACCTGCAACGCCAAGGCGTGACCTTCCTGTTCATCAGCCACCATCTCCAGGAGGTCTACGAGATCTGCGACATGGTGACGGTCTTCCGCGACGCCCGGCACATCATCACGGCGCCAGTGGCGGAACTCCCTCGCGCCGATCTGGTCGCCGCGATGACCGGTGAGACGGCGGCCGACCGGCAAGGGGAACGAGCGAGCACCCTCACTCACGACGCCACGGCCGCACTGGGCGTCCATGCTCTGCGAGGCGACGGGTACGACGACGTCAGCTTCCAGGTCGGGGCAGGCGAGATCGTCGGCCTCGCGGGCGCCGCCGGCAGCGGGCGCACCGAGGTCGCCGAGACCGTCGTAGGGCTACGGGCGGCAGCGGCGGGCGAGGTGGAGATCGCCGGGAACCGGCCCCGGCCGGGCAGTGTGCCCGCGGCGCTCGCCGCCGGCGCCGGGTTCGTCCCGCAGGACCGGCACCACCAGGGCTTCGTTCCCGACATGTCCATCGCGGACAACGCCACACTGTCCGTACCGAAACGCCTTGGCTCGAACGGGTTCCTGAGCCGCAGCCGCCGGGACCGGCTCGCCGAGCGCATGATCGAGAACCTGGCGATCAAGACCCCCGGGCCCGACCTGCCCGTCTCCGCCCTGTCCGGAGGCAACCAGCAGAAGGTCGTCATGGCCCGCGCCCTGGCCGACGACCCCCGACTGCTGGTCCTGATCAACCCGACCGCGGGTGTGGACGTGCGCTCCAAGGAGTTCCTCCTCGGCAAGGTCGAGGAGACCGCGCAGACCGGCACCGGAGTGCTCATCGCCTCCGACGAACTCGACGATCTGCGCATGTGCGACCGGGTCCTGGTGATGTTCCAGGGCCGAGTGACCTCAGAGATCGCCCGCGGCTGGCACGACCACGACCTCGTGGCCGCGATGGAAGGAGTGGCCCTCAATGCCTGA
- a CDS encoding sugar ABC transporter substrate-binding protein produces MRLRTALCSAVSALSALALLSACGSGSTTSASSGDAPLVGVDYPRSDTDFWNSYIKYTPEYGKKLGLSLKTTNSQNDVAKLTANAQTFISQGVKGIAMAPQDTAAIAPTLAQLEAKKIPVVTVDTRPDTGKVYMVVRADNRAYGEKACQYLGTKLGGKGKVVMLEGGLDSINGRDRTEAFNDCMKKNYPGIKVFGEATNWDGAVAAQKLQTDLTANPDIKGVYMEASFALSGTLQVLKQKGLLVDPKDKKHVFVVSNDGIPEELKSIAAGKIDATVSQPADLYAKYALYYLKAAIDGKTFKPGKTDHDSTIIQVRDGVLEDQLSAPLVTADGGTYGGVTSVKSDDKALWGNNLG; encoded by the coding sequence ATGAGACTCAGAACCGCCCTCTGTTCCGCCGTCTCCGCCCTGTCCGCACTGGCGCTGCTCAGTGCGTGCGGCAGCGGCTCCACCACGTCGGCGTCGTCGGGTGACGCGCCGCTGGTCGGCGTCGACTACCCGCGCTCCGACACCGACTTCTGGAACTCCTACATCAAGTACACGCCGGAGTACGGCAAGAAGCTCGGCCTCTCGCTCAAGACCACCAACTCGCAGAACGACGTCGCCAAACTCACCGCCAACGCACAGACGTTCATCAGCCAGGGCGTCAAGGGCATCGCGATGGCCCCGCAGGACACCGCCGCCATCGCGCCCACCCTGGCGCAGCTGGAGGCGAAGAAGATCCCGGTCGTCACCGTGGACACCCGCCCCGACACCGGCAAGGTCTACATGGTCGTCCGCGCCGACAACCGCGCCTACGGCGAGAAGGCCTGCCAGTACCTCGGCACCAAGCTCGGCGGCAAGGGCAAGGTCGTCATGCTGGAGGGCGGCCTCGACTCCATCAACGGCCGTGACCGCACCGAGGCGTTCAACGACTGCATGAAGAAGAACTACCCCGGCATCAAGGTGTTCGGCGAGGCCACCAACTGGGACGGGGCCGTCGCCGCGCAGAAGCTGCAGACCGACCTGACCGCCAACCCGGACATCAAGGGTGTCTACATGGAGGCCAGCTTCGCCCTGTCCGGCACGCTCCAAGTCCTCAAGCAGAAGGGCCTGTTGGTCGACCCGAAGGACAAGAAGCACGTCTTCGTCGTCTCCAACGACGGCATCCCCGAAGAGCTGAAGTCCATCGCCGCCGGGAAGATCGACGCCACGGTCTCCCAGCCGGCCGACCTCTACGCCAAGTACGCCCTGTACTACCTCAAGGCCGCGATCGACGGAAAGACGTTCAAGCCCGGCAAGACCGACCACGACAGCACCATCATCCAGGTCCGCGACGGTGTCCTCGAGGACCAGCTCTCCGCTCCGCTCGTCACCGCCGACGGCGGCACCTACGGCGGCGTCACCAGCGTCAAGAGCGACGACAAGGCGCTGTGGGGCAACAACCTCGGCTGA
- a CDS encoding alpha-L-fucosidase: MSSSINRRQFLASATCVAAAAVAGGVFSAGVAQAAPSTYTPDWNSVDQHPPAPEWFQDAKFGIYFHWGAFSVPAYDNEWYPRSMYQAGSNANQHHIATYGQPSAWPYHNFINGAQDLAGNTVKFAPKLKSAGGNFDPNEWVQLFVDAGAKFAGPVAEHHDGFSMWDSQVNEWNSVNKGPGLNLLQLFSTAIRAKGLKLLVAMHHAYHFNGFYEYVPAQTDSSLKKLYGQLGPAAENQLWYDKLKEVIDRAQPDILWQDFKLDAVDETQRLNFLSYYYNQANSWGREVVATYKDGMNGKGEVFDYERGGPADLTTPYWLTDDSISSSSWCYTQGIGYYNIQQMLHSFIDRVSKNGNMLLNIAPMADGTIPQAQKDILLGIGDHLKRFGESVYATRAWTAYGEGPTKMGGGAFTTPHAGTAQDIRFTRNKANDVLYATVLGWPGSSLTIQTLSSDRINLSSLTSVKLLGSTAGTYIDVPTPAQSASGLTVTLPSSAPYSANAYVLKLAFSGTIPDLRPLAGAVVFTDVNYTGKAAVLTVGNYTAADLTAAGPGPGTLSSLRPAPGYQVIGYSGDNFTGTSWTFTADNPDLRVTGNNDQITSLRVQFNPATYFRITNATNGLALDSGGNVASGSNLKQWTWDGSTNLQWHAEAVGGGYYRLVNRTNGMVADGWGATADGSAARQAAWNGGTNQQWTITHRGGDRYSIANRTTGLVLDGGGNVASGSVTKQWTYGSSTNLLWTFTAL, encoded by the coding sequence ATGTCGAGCTCGATCAACAGACGCCAGTTCCTGGCCTCCGCCACCTGTGTCGCCGCGGCGGCCGTTGCTGGAGGTGTGTTCAGCGCCGGTGTCGCCCAGGCGGCGCCCAGCACGTACACGCCGGACTGGAACTCGGTCGACCAGCACCCGCCGGCCCCGGAGTGGTTCCAGGACGCGAAGTTCGGCATCTACTTCCACTGGGGCGCCTTCAGCGTCCCCGCCTACGACAACGAGTGGTACCCGCGCAGCATGTACCAGGCGGGCAGCAACGCCAATCAGCACCACATCGCGACCTACGGCCAGCCATCGGCATGGCCGTACCACAATTTCATCAACGGAGCGCAGGACCTGGCGGGCAACACCGTGAAGTTCGCGCCCAAACTGAAGTCGGCCGGCGGCAACTTCGACCCCAACGAGTGGGTGCAGCTGTTCGTCGACGCCGGCGCCAAGTTCGCCGGCCCCGTGGCCGAGCACCACGACGGCTTCTCCATGTGGGACAGCCAGGTCAACGAGTGGAACTCGGTGAACAAGGGCCCGGGACTGAACCTGCTGCAGCTCTTCTCCACGGCCATCCGCGCCAAGGGCCTGAAGCTGCTGGTGGCCATGCACCACGCGTACCACTTCAACGGCTTCTACGAATACGTCCCCGCCCAGACGGACAGCAGCCTCAAGAAGCTCTACGGACAGCTGGGCCCGGCGGCGGAGAACCAGCTCTGGTACGACAAACTCAAGGAGGTCATCGACCGCGCCCAGCCCGACATCCTGTGGCAGGACTTCAAGCTGGACGCCGTCGACGAGACTCAGCGCCTGAACTTCCTGTCGTACTACTACAACCAGGCAAACAGCTGGGGCCGTGAAGTCGTCGCCACCTACAAGGACGGCATGAACGGCAAGGGCGAGGTCTTCGACTACGAGCGCGGCGGTCCGGCCGATCTCACCACCCCGTACTGGCTGACCGACGACAGCATCTCCAGCAGCAGCTGGTGCTACACCCAGGGCATCGGCTACTACAACATCCAGCAGATGCTGCACTCGTTCATCGACCGGGTCAGCAAGAACGGCAACATGCTGCTGAACATCGCACCGATGGCCGACGGCACCATCCCCCAGGCGCAGAAGGACATCCTGCTCGGTATCGGAGACCACCTGAAGCGCTTCGGCGAGTCGGTCTACGCGACCCGCGCCTGGACGGCGTACGGCGAAGGCCCGACGAAGATGGGAGGCGGCGCGTTCACCACCCCGCACGCCGGCACCGCGCAGGACATCCGCTTCACCCGCAACAAGGCCAACGACGTCCTGTACGCCACCGTCCTGGGCTGGCCCGGCAGCTCGCTGACGATCCAGACCCTCAGCTCGGACCGGATCAACCTCTCGTCGCTGACCTCGGTGAAGCTCCTCGGCTCCACCGCCGGCACCTACATCGACGTGCCCACGCCGGCCCAGAGCGCCTCCGGCCTCACGGTCACCCTGCCGTCCTCGGCGCCGTACAGTGCCAACGCCTACGTCCTGAAGCTCGCGTTCTCCGGCACGATCCCGGACCTGCGGCCGCTCGCCGGCGCCGTCGTCTTCACGGATGTCAACTACACCGGCAAGGCAGCCGTGCTCACCGTCGGCAACTACACCGCGGCCGACCTGACTGCGGCCGGACCGGGCCCGGGCACCCTCTCCTCCCTCCGGCCGGCCCCCGGATACCAGGTGATCGGCTACTCCGGCGACAACTTCACCGGCACCTCCTGGACCTTCACCGCCGACAACCCCGACCTGCGGGTCACCGGCAACAACGACCAGATCACCTCGCTGAGGGTCCAGTTCAACCCGGCGACGTACTTCCGGATCACCAACGCCACCAACGGCCTCGCCCTGGACAGCGGCGGCAACGTGGCGTCCGGGTCCAACCTCAAGCAGTGGACATGGGACGGCAGCACCAACCTTCAGTGGCATGCGGAGGCTGTCGGAGGCGGCTACTACAGGCTGGTGAACCGCACGAACGGCATGGTCGCCGACGGCTGGGGCGCCACCGCCGACGGCTCCGCCGCCAGGCAGGCCGCCTGGAACGGCGGCACCAACCAGCAGTGGACCATCACCCACCGGGGCGGCGACCGCTACTCGATCGCCAACCGCACCACCGGCCTGGTCCTCGACGGCGGCGGCAACGTCGCCTCGGGATCCGTCACCAAGCAGTGGACCTACGGCAGCAGCACCAACCTGCTGTGGACCTTCACCGCGCTGTAG